TCCTCACGACTGTTGTTGGCGTGGTGGGTGCGCTCTTTTCATTCGTTGCTCGACTGCTGGCTGGATCGTACGTGATTCCAGTGATACTTGCTCTCTTGCTCCTCAGTGCAAGCATCGCTGCAAGCGTTGGTACTGGTGTGTTGTCAAGCCGATTTCTCTCGAATCCGTACTGGTGAATCAATAACTGAAAATAGTTCAGTGGTGCGTGGAGGAGCGTTATTCTTCTCGGTCTCTGTTCTCCGGGCTCCGTGGGTGGTACTCCGTCTCGTATTCACCGGGACGGTCGTCGAGACGGTCCGGATTGAGGTAGCCACCGAGGAGCATGAAGTCGACGATTGTGAGGTTGACCATTGCCTCAACGACTGGGACGCCCCGAGGCGGGAGAACGGGATCGTGTCGACCAATAACTTGAATCTCTTTTTCCTCGCCCGTCTCCCAGTCGACTGTCGTCTGTGTTTTCGGGATGGATGTGGGGGCATGCAGCGTCACTTCCCCGTAGATCGGCTGGCCGGTCGTGATGCCGCCCTGCAGGCCGCCGTGGTCGTTACCGACGGGGATGGGATCGCCGTCCTCATCGAAGGTCCAGTCTTCGTTGCGCTCGCTCCCGGTCTGTTCGCGCGCTGTCCGACCCAATCCGAACTCGAATCCTGTAGCGGCGGGAACGGCCATCATCGCCTGTCCGAGGCGTGCGGTAACTGAATCGAATCGCGGAGCTCCCAGTCCGCGTGGCACACCACGCGCCTCAAAGTAGATTGAACCACCGATCGAATCGCCCTCCTGCTGGTATGTTTGGATGCGCTCGCGCATCCGTTCTGCCGTCTCAGGATGAGCACACCGCACCTCGTTTTCCTCTGTATGTTCGAGGAGTTCATCGAACGATACATCAGGAGACTCGATGTCACCGATCTGATTGACGTGTGCTTTGACCTGAATTCCCTCGCGTTCGAGGAGTTTCTGCGCGATTGCTCCAGCAGCGACCCAATTAACGGTCTCGCGAGCGCTCGAACGACCACCACCACCCCAGTTTCGCGTCCCGAACTTCGCAGAGTAGGTGAAATCTCCGTGACTCGGACGGGGTGCGGTAATGAACGGTTCGTATTTCCCCGAACGAGGGTCTTTGTTCTGAATCCCCATCCCGATCGGCGTTCCCGTCGTATAGCCGTCCTGCAGACCGCTGTGAATCTCGACAGCGTCGGGTTCGTCGCGGCTGGTCGTGATCATCGATTGGCCGGGCTTGCGCCGATCAAGTTCGTGCTGAACGTCCTCTTCAGAGAGTTCGAGACCCGCCGGACATCCAGAGACCGTGACACCCATCGCCGGCCCGTGACTCTCACCATAACTGGTGACGCGAAAGAGCCGACCAAACTCGTTTCCATTCATTACTCGGGTATTGGAGGCGGGCCATTTAGGTGTTGCAACTCGCGCAACCGAGGAGACAGAAAAGCTCTGCGTTACTCGATGTACACACACGCCAGATACTGTGTCGGCGTCACAGCAACACAGCACACACCCAGAATTACAACACGCCGGTGATGAATCCAAGGCCCATCAGAATCAGAACGGCTGCTGAGATCGTCGGGAAGTATTCGGCGTAGCGCTCGGCACGTTCTTCGTACCGTTCGAAACCAGCAATAAATAACATGGTCAGTGCAACGAGCGCAAGGATCACAGCAAGTGCATAGACGAGCATCAGTTCGAGACAGTACGACGAACCGGTACACATCGCAATGATCTCGAACTCCTCCTCGTGCGCAAATCCGAGGAAAAACGCGGCACTCGTGATTCCCCACAACCCACGCGAATCATCAGGCGATAGCTCGCTGTGGTCGTGATCGTCATGATCATGGTCATAATCATGCTCGTGATCATGATCGTGGTCGTGATCGTGATCGTGATTTTTTTCGTTCTCGCTCTGAGCATGAGTGTGTGAGTGGCCATTCCGATACTCGTAGATGCCGAGTAAGATGAGGAGCACACCAGCAACGTAGTTCAGTCCATCGAATTGTCCGATTCCGCTGTACGTTTTGAGGAGGAAAAAGAGACCGACGACAGCGATAGAGCTGATGAGATGTCCGATGCCAATAAGAAGACCGGAAATGAACCCGAAAATCCACCGATTTGATGTGTCAATAGCGTACACTGCTGCGACTGGCCAGCCGTGACCCGGTTCGGCTCCGTGGATGAGTCCGAGAGCCACCGCACCGACAAACACCGAGAGCGACCCATCAAGCATATCAGAAGACAGAACAGCCATTGATAAGATGGTTGTTATGATCGGAATGGGGATATCGTAATAACCGGGACATCTTTGCTGGAGAGATCGAATATCCGCCATGCGTACGAGCCTGAATATTCCCAAAGAGGATCTCGCGGCATTCGATGCAGTCTGGCAATCGGAAGGCTACGACTCGCGTTCGCGTGCGGTTCGAGAGGCCATTCGAGAGTACACGGAAGCCCACGCACGCCTCGAAGAGACGACTGGCGAGGTCGTTGCTCTTCTCGCGTTCGATTACGAACACCACGCAGTCATCGAACCGCTCCATACAGTCCAACACGAGTTTCAGGACGTTATCAGCGCGACCAGCCACGCACATCAGGGAGACTGGTGTCTCGAAGGAGTGTTCTGTCGTGGGTCGGCTCCACGTGTTCGTGAACTCGTGTATGAGCTCAGAGATTTCGACGCCGTTGGTCGAGTGAAAGTGATGACACTCATGGCCAATGATGACTGATGACAGCGAGATCGACGACGGAAGGGTAGTGATAGAAATAACAACAATAGTAGCGATGAAATGAATATCAAAATAAAAATGGACATGGATTTTCCGAGCGTATTCATTGTGCGGCAAAAACCGCCAAGACTCATTACCCCCCAGAGAGAGACTCCACTATGAGTTTCGCCGAGATGGACATCGACACTATTTGGATGGATGGCGAGTTCGTCGACTGGGATGAAGCACAGATACACGTCCTCACGCACGGACTCCACTACGGAAGCGGTGTCTTCGAGGGGGTCCGCTGCTATGCGACCGAGCATGGTCCAGCTATCTTCCGGTGGGAGGAACATCTCGAACGGCTATACAATTCCGCAAAGCCCTACGGACTCGACATCGAGTATACCAAAGAAGAACTTACCGAGGCGACGGTTGAGCTCATCCGCCGTCAAGATCTCGCGTCGTGTTATATCAGACCGCTCGCGTTTTATGGATACGACAGCCTCGGTGTGAGTCCGGAAGGCTGTCCGACACAGGTCGCTATCGCCTGCTGGCCATGGGGGACGTATCTGGGCGAGCAGGCGCTCGAAGAGGGCGTTGACGTGATGGTTTCCTCGTGGCGCAAGCACGCATCGAGTCAGATCCCGACGAACGCCAAAACCACTGGACTGTATGTCAACAGCCTTCTCGCTGGCGAAGAAGCGCGACGAAACGGCTACGTCGAAGCCATTGTTCTGAATAAGGAAGGAAACGTTGCCGAGGGACCAGGTGAGAACATCTTCGTCGTGCGTGACGGCGAGATCTACACACCAGGACTCGCAGAGAGCATCTTGGACGGTATCACACGCAGAACTGCCATCACGCTCGCCCGCGAACAGGGGTATACGGTTCACGATGAAGCGACGATCAGCCGTGGTGAGCTGTACACCGCTGACGAGCTCTTCTTCACTGGAAGTGCTGCCGAAATCACGCCAATTCGTTTGGTTGACGACGTTCAGATCGGTGACGGAACGCGTGGACCTATCACTGAAGACGTGCAGTCGGCGTTCTTCGATCTCGTCGAGCGACGCGTGAGCGACCACGATGAGTGGTTCCACTACGTTTCGGAGTGAGCCATCGTATTTGATTCGGTGGTGCAAGCTGTTCGTGCTGGAGATTTGCTTCGACAGTCAGAATTGAGAGTGCTGATGAGCAAGCAGGCTAGTCCGACACCTGAACAGACACGCCACCAAACACCGCAATGAAAACAATAAGATGAATCGACAAGAGTGAACGCGGATCAACTCGTATCGTTGGTTCTGCTTCCAGACACACCGCCGCAGTGAGATCGTATTTGTGGAGCACCATCGTCACGGATTTCGATTACGATTGTTTCTGTGTCACAGTTACCGTTTGGAGGGACGTACTCAGCCGTGCGTGGGTCGCTCTCATCAACATGAATGGTAATCGTGTGCGCTGGGCCACGAAACGTGCCAGCGACGGTGGTCGCATTCGATTTGATTTGGTACTGAAATCGAAAGAGGTGTTTCTCGTCAGGATTGTCAATGGTAACTGTCACATTACGTGCTGAGTCACCGAGGTTTTCGACGACAACGTTCCGGTTCCGTTTGGGCATGTCCATCCCGAAGAGCTGTCCGAGACATCCAGATGTGGCCGAGAGGACACCGAGACAAACAGCACCGACGACAGTTCGTCGGGAACACGGTCGTCTCCGAACGCTTGAAGATGACATAGTACAGGATTTACGCCATTCCGAATGAATCATCCGACATCAGATTGTTCCGTTTATCAACATATTTTTTTTATGCCGTCGTTTTTCGCTCTGCTGAGAACCGCGATTCCGCGATTGCGAATGCGAGTGTGCTGAACACACCGAGCAACGTGCTTGCGGTGAGGACAATAGCGAGAAATGAGAGATTAACATATGAGAGTACGTGCGCGCTCACGCCGTAGAGAACGGCTGCGATGGCCAGTACATAGAAGGGAGCGTTGAGGTGACGCCACCGGAAGGTGTCGTGGAGATACTCGTCTGTAATGTGGCCGAGACTCGCTGTGACTCCAGCAGCGGCAAGCCAGTATACAGCGCCGTAGACGAGCGCAGCACCAGTCGTGAGAATACCAACCGGAGCGCCCGATCGGAGGCTGGAAAGCGTGTCAACGCCGTTTACACTGCCAATTACGATCAGTGCGGCTGCAACGACGTACGTCACAATCGTTACTCGACCAGTGTAGAGGCTCGTTCGGGCACGCTTGACGGCAGTGTCGAGAACCCGGTCAAGCCCGAGTCCACGGAAGAGGAGATAAGCCCCAAGAGAGCCACTCAGTGCCCCGAGCGTCGCACCAGGGAGATTAAAATGATTTGCCACTTCGACGAGCGGGTAGACGAGCAAGAGGACGCCAAGTGGAATAAGGATGGTACCACGCGTCTCGGGGTCATCAAGCACCTGCTTAATCGTATAGTACATCGATTCGAGATCTTGTGCCTGCCGGACAACGACCCGCTGAACACTATCTATTGGGACACGGGAACGGATGACCGGGATGACGCTCTCGTCTTGTGCACCATCAGTGACGACGATAGCGTGTACGTCTTCGCCGGTTGATAACGAGGCGAGAACGGTATCGACCTCTTCACCGACTTTTCGGTTTGCGGCGACATCGCTCCCATTCGTTCCAGTGACGACCGCTACCTCAACTGTCTCGTCATCGATGTGGTCGTAGAGGTGTATCCCTTCGAACACCACGTTGACATCCGAATCCTCGGGATCTGCGGTAGCGAGTGCAACAGCTGCTTCTTCTACAGACTCGCGCCCGACGACTGGCGTCTGTAGTCCAGTCTTGCGTCCAAGATCGTCGTCAAGGTCGACACACAGCACCAGCAACATCACTCGACGGTACAGCCCCCGGGGTAACGAACTTATCGGGCACGAATCGAATCCCGGATGTGTGCAGTGCGAATCTATGATCAGCCGATCGAACGGTTGTACGATCTACGGCGACCGACAACGGACAGTATATCCCTCCGGCGACCGTGCAAGCAACCATGCGAACGAGGCGTCAGGTGCTCGGTACGCTCGGTGCGCTCGGTACGGTGACGGCGCTCGCTGGCTGTGCCAGTCGAGCAGACAGACAGAGCGGCGGAGCAGGGCTGTTCGCCCCTGAATTTTCTGACCGATCTATCCCAGAGCAGTACACCTGTGCAGGTGGAGATATTTCACCAGAACTCGAATTTTCAGATGTTTCCTTTGACACTGAGGCGTTCGCGCTTATTATGGATACTGTCGATGCGTCCGGTTCGAAGCCGTTCGTCCATTGGCTTATCTGGAACATCCCAGCAAACACGACGACACTTCCAGAGGGTATTCCACAACAACCACGAGTCGAACTTTCCGAACGTGGAACTGATCCCGGATTCCCTGCGACCGTCACCGGAACGACTGGGCCGGTACATCAGGGAACCAATGGGTTCGGTGAAATAGGATATCGTGGTCCGTGTCCCCCACCAGAAGAACCGCCATATACCTACGAATTTACGCTGTATTCACTCCGATCAACGATCGACGTAGCTCCTGGAGCGAAGCGCCCAGCACTCGAATCGGCCATCCAGAGTGAACTCATCGGGGAAACGACGCTGATAGGAACATTCGATCGATAAGCCAAATAGAGACAGCACACGATGCGGTCTGCAATTCGGGAAAGAACGCACGACTTTTCAGCGTCGACCGGATATCGAACGTAACGGATGATCTCAAAGGGCTGTGAACAGTGTGCCGAGGGCGGCAAGATGGTGCTGTTCGTCTACGGATACTGTGACCAGCGTGATTGCTTTTACTGCCCGCTCGGTGAGAATCGCAAGAACGTCATGGACGTGTACGCCAACGAACGGCTGATCGAAGAAGACGAGGACATAATCCGCGAGGCAAAGCGCATGGACGCCCTCGGAACATCGATCACCGGAGGAGAACCACAAGAAGTCCTCAACCGTACCTGCCGATACCTGTCTCTATTGAAAGATGAATTCGGAGAGGATCATCACACGCACCTGTATACTGGTATTACGGGCGGTCGGGAGAACATGCGTCGGCTCGCGTCCGCCGGTCTCGACGAGATCAGGTTCCACCCACCGTACGAACTGTGGGGCGATCTCCACGGGACCGAGTGGGAGGATATCCTGTACATTGCCCGTGAAGAAGGACTCACACCCGCGTTCGAGATTCCCGGCATTCGGGCCGAATCGGAGTTCCTCACGTTTCTCGATGAGGGCGCAGCGGAGTTCTGTAACATCAACGAGTTCGAGATGAGCGACGGAAACGCACAACGAATGAAAGAACAGGGCTATGAACTCCGCGATGGCCACATGAGTGCCGTCGAAGGGAGTCACGATGTGCTCGAAGAGATGGGCGAGCACGAGCGCGTCTACTTTTGTACCAGCGTGTTCAAGGACGCTGCCCAACACCGCAATCGTCTGAAACGAATGGCGCGCAATGTTCAACGGCCGTTCGATGAGATAACAGACGATGGAACCCTCGTCTATGGGAAGACGTGGTTGACAGAAGCAGAACTGCAAGCACTCGGTGTCCCTGAAGAGTACTATACGGTGAAGACGGACCACGTCGAGCTCGCGTGGTGGCTTTTAGAGGAGCTCATCGAAGAAGGCGATGCGGGACGTGGCGAAGTCGTTGAGCAGTACCCGACTGTGAACGGAACCGTCGTCGAGCGAACGCCGTTGGCGTAGCGCCGGTAGCTTCGTGAGATGGGATCTATCGATTGAGTATAGCTTTGTACACTATACTAGCGCTTTCATGTCTTCCACAAACTGTTCTGTGTTCTCGAACATCTCATCGAGATCACCTTCGATCGGATCGTGTTCGTAGTCCGCTGTCTGTCGTCGCGTTCTCATCGCGTTTAGAAAGCGGCCATCATCGCGGCTTGCTTCGTTTTCCATTACGATCTCTTCTCAGAAATCAGATACGACTCCGTTGTGTGTCGTCGGATCGAATCCTCGCGTATGGAGTACGGCTATTGCTGCGTGAAAACAAGCGTAGTAGAGTCGATTTACGATCGCTCGATCTGTTCCGCCGGTCTGTCGAAGCTTGGTGGCATCAGCCAACGCCTCGTTGGCCCGCTCGAATTCCTCTGTCGTGTACTCATCCATATAATCGACCCTCTCTCCGTACGTTTCGCAGAAATGGAAAATCCTTCCGAGACTCAAATTTCTCTCTCGTTTTGATGTGTGGACTTATCACAACGCCGTGTTCGAGACCGATGTCGAACGCTAGGGCGTAGAGCGTCTCCGCCTCCTCAGTCGTTGTAAGAATCACAAGAATATCGACATCGGAATGTTCGGTCGCCTCGCCTCGTGCTGTACTCCCGTAGAGGATAATTTCGTGAATATCATCCCCGAGTACTTCCTTCGCTCCCTGCGCGAACGCCTCAAATGCTCGTTCTCGCTGTCGGGTCGCTTGTGTACTCATAATAAGCCCTTAGACGGCCAGTTATTCAATCTCTTGGGTGAATACGCAAAGACCAGTATGATTCCTCCGATGGTGTCCGAATCAACAGTCGAGAACTTCACCATGACCGCGTTGGTCGACTCCGATGGGTTAGTTCGATCAAGTACGTACGAAATAACGTATACGACCAGTGAAGGAGAGACACACAGCAGGACGGGTTCGATCCGGTTCAACGGCGCCGATACCACGACGGTTACCGAACCCGCGTGGGTCGAGGAGGCACAAGCCGAAAGCTAACTAACAATCAGATCTCCGACTCGAGCAGTTCGATATCCCCGACGATATCGTAGGGATCGTCTCCTGCACGAATTCCTTCCAACATGACGAACGCCGCTTTCGGTGCGAGGAAGTGCCGACAGATCACTCTTCCGAGTGGCGTCGCGGTCGCCCCGTCGATGAAGTCGTACTGGATGAGTTTTCCGAGCGCGTGTTTCGTCGGCACATCTCCGATCATTCGGTCGTTGAGACGCTTTGCACCTCGACCGGCAACAACGATGTTCGCAAGCGTCTCTTCGACGGCCGCTGACTCGTCGTAGGGCGTCACGACTGACTCCATCTCTCCTTTAAGAAGTTTGAACGCTACCTCATCCTCGGTCATTCCCATGGAGTTATGGTACGTGCCATCGGGTTCGACGAGGAGGTAGACGGTACCTTCGTCGTGGAAGTCAGGACGTCCCGCGCGTCCGAGCATCTGACTGAACTCCTGCACCGAAAGCCACTCGATGCCCATTGCAAGCGAGTCGAAAATGACCTGCGATGCAGGAAAGTCGACGCCAGCGGCGAGCGCGGCGGTCGTCACAACGGCAGCGAGCTCCTGATCTGCGAATTTCCGCTCGACCGTCTTTCGGCGCTTATAGTCCAGCCCAGCGTGATACGGCGCACTATCGTACTCCAGCGACCGACTGATGGAGTGACAGCGCCGCCGTGAATTGGTGAAGATGATGGTCTGGCCGCGATAGTCTTTCGACGATTTCGTATCGAATGCACGTCTAACGAGCTTGTTCTCGATATCCGATTTATCGTGCCCGTCCGTGAACGTAACGTGGCGCTCAATAGGAACTGGTCGCTCCTCGAACTCAATGAGTGTCGCATCGAGCGCGCCCGCGAGCTGTTTGGGGTTGCCTACAGTCGCGGAGAGATACACCCACTGCGTGTCCCCCTTGTCCTGCTCACAGTAGTGTTTCAAGCGGGAAATGAGGCCATCGAGACGGTGACCGCGTTCGGTTTCCCCAAGGGTGTGAACTTCGTCAATGACGACAGTGCCGATATCACCGAGATCCTTCCCGGTGCGAAGAGCGTGGTCGATCCCCTCGTAGGTCCCGACAATAACGTCCGCACCGGGATTGAAGCCCGCACCACCATCACGGATACGGCTCGCCCCAACCCGAATTGTCACGTCTACGAGAGAGCCGTACGCTTCGTCGAACTGTTCGTGTTTCTGGTTCGCCAGCGCGACGAGTGGGACGAGAAAGAGCATCTTTCCCTCCCCAGAGAGGATACGATCGATACCGGCGAGTTCACCGATAAGCGTCTTCCCTGTCGCGGTCGCACTCACGACGAGCTGATCGCGTCCCGAGAGGACGCCGTTTCTGACCGCGAGACTCTGGACTGGGAGGAGCTGCTCAAACTGTTCGGTGATGAGCGATGCGAGCTTCGGATTGAGATCAAGCGCATCAGTCGGGACGGGATCGACCGCATCGACCGTGGAGCTAATCTCATCAAACTTCGTAAGTTCGGGGTCGAGACGGCCTTTCAAGAGGTTCACTATCCGATCGAGATCGCCGATCTCGACTAACAGATCTTCGAGACGCTCGCGGGCACCGGACTGGAGACTCCGGTAGTTGAGCTCCCGTTCGAGTTCGCGCTTTGCACAATCGAGACAGATGTGTTCACCGTCGGCACGAATATCCGTCTCACTCGTTAGCGGTGAGTATCGACCCGCGCTCGCGCAGTATCGGCACGTCCGAACGACCTTTGCACCGAGCTGATAGCCGTCCAGCATCGATCGAATCTGATCGCGTCCGTTCCGTGATGTCTGCTCGGAGATACGGATGCGCGTCGCGCGTCGTGCGATGTCGACGAACTCCTCGGGCCGACGGAGGTCTTCACCCGACCCTTCACTCACACGAAACCGAGCCGGACGAGGTCCGGCATTCGTCTCTTTCAGCTCAAGAATCGCCTGCAGCAGCCGCTCGTTATCACGGGTAACGACGACAGTGTAATCGTCGGACCGTTCGTGGAGGAACAGGGTGTCGACCGCCGAAACCTGCTGAGACACGGACCCTACTACCCGGCGGGGCTATTTGACTGTCCCGAACTCGATGCACCGTTCATCAGAGACGGGCGTCGAGATCGAGGTACGATTCAAACGTCGTCAGACTCTCTAGAGCGACACCGAACGCCTCAATGTCGTTCGAATCGGTGGTGTTGTCCATACGGAGTGATTTCGCTTGGTCGGCACCCATTGGGGCGCCCGGAAGCGGACCGACGACAGTGAGACCGATATCGACGAGCTGCATCGGGATCGGAACGATCGTCACCGACTGTCCACTCGCTCGGTAGACGAGTTTGGTAACGTCCGCGAGTGTGAGCATTTCCGGGCCGGCAATTTCGTAGGTCCCGTCGAACGCGTCGTCTTCGATCGCATCAGCGAGTATCGGGACGAGGTCACCAACCCAGATGGGCTGGAACCGAGTACGCGTCCCCCCGCCTGGCAGTCCCGTTACAAACGGCGTGGTGAGTTGTTTTGTGAACGAGACAAATTCTCCACCGTCACCAAACACGATTGACGGACGAATGATGACGTGGTCGAGAGTGGCATTTCTGATGACGGCTTCGGCCTGACCCTTCGCTTTGATGTATGCTGTGTCGCCGTTCGGGTCCGCCCCGAGTGCGCTCATCTGAACGATCCGACCAACGTCGTTCTCTTGTGCCGCGCGAACGATGTTTTCGGTCCCGCCGAGATGGACGTCAAAGTGCTTTCTGTCGCCGCCACTCGGTTTGAACAGCGGCGAGAGGGCGACCAAATTGACGACAACATCCATCCCATCGAACGCAGGCGCGATTGAATCGTACGCAGTGACATCACCCATCGCCGTCTCGACGCCGTCGGAAAGATTTGTCTCACTTGGAGTGCGCGAGAGTGCGATCACGTCATGACCGCGCGAGTCTAGTTCATTGCACAACGCCGTCCCGATAAAGCCGCTCCCACCGACGACTAGCACACTCATAGTATCATATTTGTTCGATAAAGACGTAAAACTATCGTGCGAATACAATCGGTTTCAGTCTACTGAGAAGACTGTTGTACAGAGTAGCAATACGGGAATGCATGAAACTCAGTTGCATGTTCTCTCAGAGAGGCAGTTCTGAGACCGTACTGTCTTACTATGAGACCCTCGTATCCGAAGTATGCTTATCACGCTCGAAGGTATCGATGGAGCCGGTAAGACGACAGTGCAAGAGGCGCTTGAAGCGACTGTCGACGCCGTATTCACAGGGGAACCAACTAGCTCGTGGTACGGAGAAAGCGTCGCTCGGTCGTTGGCTGACAACGAGGCGGATCCACTCGCCGAACTGTTTCTCTATACGGCAGATCACGCAGATCATCTCGCTCGGGTAATTCGTCCAGCACTCGATCAGGGTGAAGTCGTTATCTCAGATCGCTACTCGGACTCACGATATGCGTATCAGGGAGCCAGTTTGGAGGGTGTCGTTCCGCGACCGATGGAGTACATACGTGGGATTCATCAACCATTCACTCGTCCGCCAGACGCTACGATCTACCTCGATATCTCCCCAGAAGAAGGTGCAAAGCGCGCGGGTGCGAGTGATAAATTCGAACAAGCGGGCTATCTCACAGCCGTTCAGGAAAACTACGAGCGACTGATCGGATACGATCCCGATCGCTTCATTCGGATCAATGCCGAACGCTCGCCTGAAGCGGTCATCGAGGATGTCGAACGAGCGATCGAACGGCTGCTAGAAGGGTAACAGGGCTTCTTGTCGTTTGTCCCCAAGAATCCTCTATGAATACGAACGCGACACTACCCACTCCTCGACGCTCTCGATCACCTCAGCGTCTGTAGCCGCCGTCGGTGAGAGTGACGCCGTCTCGACGATCATCAAGGATAGAGAATGTATCGTCAATCGCACGGTGTTGCCGTACAAGCAGTCGATCGACTGCTTCGGATGCGACTTCCTCCACGGTTAC
The nucleotide sequence above comes from Halocatena marina. Encoded proteins:
- a CDS encoding nucleotidyltransferase domain-containing protein, with translation MSTQATRQRERAFEAFAQGAKEVLGDDIHEIILYGSTARGEATEHSDVDILVILTTTEEAETLYALAFDIGLEHGVVISPHIKTREKFESRKDFPFLRNVRREGRLYG
- a CDS encoding HEPN domain-containing protein; the encoded protein is MDEYTTEEFERANEALADATKLRQTGGTDRAIVNRLYYACFHAAIAVLHTRGFDPTTHNGVVSDF
- a CDS encoding CopG family ribbon-helix-helix protein: MRTSLNIPKEDLAAFDAVWQSEGYDSRSRAVREAIREYTEAHARLEETTGEVVALLAFDYEHHAVIEPLHTVQHEFQDVISATSHAHQGDWCLEGVFCRGSAPRVRELVYELRDFDAVGRVKVMTLMANDD
- a CDS encoding YbhB/YbcL family Raf kinase inhibitor-like protein, which codes for MRTRRQVLGTLGALGTVTALAGCASRADRQSGGAGLFAPEFSDRSIPEQYTCAGGDISPELEFSDVSFDTEAFALIMDTVDASGSKPFVHWLIWNIPANTTTLPEGIPQQPRVELSERGTDPGFPATVTGTTGPVHQGTNGFGEIGYRGPCPPPEEPPYTYEFTLYSLRSTIDVAPGAKRPALESAIQSELIGETTLIGTFDR
- a CDS encoding DEAD/DEAH box helicase, encoding MSQQVSAVDTLFLHERSDDYTVVVTRDNERLLQAILELKETNAGPRPARFRVSEGSGEDLRRPEEFVDIARRATRIRISEQTSRNGRDQIRSMLDGYQLGAKVVRTCRYCASAGRYSPLTSETDIRADGEHICLDCAKRELERELNYRSLQSGARERLEDLLVEIGDLDRIVNLLKGRLDPELTKFDEISSTVDAVDPVPTDALDLNPKLASLITEQFEQLLPVQSLAVRNGVLSGRDQLVVSATATGKTLIGELAGIDRILSGEGKMLFLVPLVALANQKHEQFDEAYGSLVDVTIRVGASRIRDGGAGFNPGADVIVGTYEGIDHALRTGKDLGDIGTVVIDEVHTLGETERGHRLDGLISRLKHYCEQDKGDTQWVYLSATVGNPKQLAGALDATLIEFEERPVPIERHVTFTDGHDKSDIENKLVRRAFDTKSSKDYRGQTIIFTNSRRRCHSISRSLEYDSAPYHAGLDYKRRKTVERKFADQELAAVVTTAALAAGVDFPASQVIFDSLAMGIEWLSVQEFSQMLGRAGRPDFHDEGTVYLLVEPDGTYHNSMGMTEDEVAFKLLKGEMESVVTPYDESAAVEETLANIVVAGRGAKRLNDRMIGDVPTKHALGKLIQYDFIDGATATPLGRVICRHFLAPKAAFVMLEGIRAGDDPYDIVGDIELLESEI
- a CDS encoding DUF373 family protein, which encodes MLLVLCVDLDDDLGRKTGLQTPVVGRESVEEAAVALATADPEDSDVNVVFEGIHLYDHIDDETVEVAVVTGTNGSDVAANRKVGEEVDTVLASLSTGEDVHAIVVTDGAQDESVIPVIRSRVPIDSVQRVVVRQAQDLESMYYTIKQVLDDPETRGTILIPLGVLLLVYPLVEVANHFNLPGATLGALSGSLGAYLLFRGLGLDRVLDTAVKRARTSLYTGRVTIVTYVVAAALIVIGSVNGVDTLSSLRSGAPVGILTTGAALVYGAVYWLAAAGVTASLGHITDEYLHDTFRWRHLNAPFYVLAIAAVLYGVSAHVLSYVNLSFLAIVLTASTLLGVFSTLAFAIAESRFSAERKTTA
- the aroC gene encoding chorismate synthase — its product is MNGNEFGRLFRVTSYGESHGPAMGVTVSGCPAGLELSEEDVQHELDRRKPGQSMITTSRDEPDAVEIHSGLQDGYTTGTPIGMGIQNKDPRSGKYEPFITAPRPSHGDFTYSAKFGTRNWGGGGRSSARETVNWVAAGAIAQKLLEREGIQVKAHVNQIGDIESPDVSFDELLEHTEENEVRCAHPETAERMRERIQTYQQEGDSIGGSIYFEARGVPRGLGAPRFDSVTARLGQAMMAVPAATGFEFGLGRTAREQTGSERNEDWTFDEDGDPIPVGNDHGGLQGGITTGQPIYGEVTLHAPTSIPKTQTTVDWETGEEKEIQVIGRHDPVLPPRGVPVVEAMVNLTIVDFMLLGGYLNPDRLDDRPGEYETEYHPRSPENRDREE
- a CDS encoding complex I NDUFA9 subunit family protein, yielding MSVLVVGGSGFIGTALCNELDSRGHDVIALSRTPSETNLSDGVETAMGDVTAYDSIAPAFDGMDVVVNLVALSPLFKPSGGDRKHFDVHLGGTENIVRAAQENDVGRIVQMSALGADPNGDTAYIKAKGQAEAVIRNATLDHVIIRPSIVFGDGGEFVSFTKQLTTPFVTGLPGGGTRTRFQPIWVGDLVPILADAIEDDAFDGTYEIAGPEMLTLADVTKLVYRASGQSVTIVPIPMQLVDIGLTVVGPLPGAPMGADQAKSLRMDNTTDSNDIEAFGVALESLTTFESYLDLDARL
- a CDS encoding radical SAM protein — translated: MISKGCEQCAEGGKMVLFVYGYCDQRDCFYCPLGENRKNVMDVYANERLIEEDEDIIREAKRMDALGTSITGGEPQEVLNRTCRYLSLLKDEFGEDHHTHLYTGITGGRENMRRLASAGLDEIRFHPPYELWGDLHGTEWEDILYIAREEGLTPAFEIPGIRAESEFLTFLDEGAAEFCNINEFEMSDGNAQRMKEQGYELRDGHMSAVEGSHDVLEEMGEHERVYFCTSVFKDAAQHRNRLKRMARNVQRPFDEITDDGTLVYGKTWLTEAELQALGVPEEYYTVKTDHVELAWWLLEELIEEGDAGRGEVVEQYPTVNGTVVERTPLA
- a CDS encoding branched-chain amino acid transaminase, which gives rise to MSFAEMDIDTIWMDGEFVDWDEAQIHVLTHGLHYGSGVFEGVRCYATEHGPAIFRWEEHLERLYNSAKPYGLDIEYTKEELTEATVELIRRQDLASCYIRPLAFYGYDSLGVSPEGCPTQVAIACWPWGTYLGEQALEEGVDVMVSSWRKHASSQIPTNAKTTGLYVNSLLAGEEARRNGYVEAIVLNKEGNVAEGPGENIFVVRDGEIYTPGLAESILDGITRRTAITLAREQGYTVHDEATISRGELYTADELFFTGSAAEITPIRLVDDVQIGDGTRGPITEDVQSAFFDLVERRVSDHDEWFHYVSE